The Aspergillus oryzae RIB40 DNA, chromosome 5 genome segment CTCCGCGTCCTCCGCCGCTGTCCGCGAGGCTCTCCTAGCGTTCGCCTCGGTACACCGTCACGGCCTACAATCCCAAGGATTCGAGTTCAAAATCTCCGCAATCAGAGCCTTAGGCAAAGCGTCACATACCAATATTGGCGTCACAGAAGCATTGCAGCATGTCGCTGCATGCATGTTGCTGTGCGCATTTGAAATCCATACGGCATCGTGCACCTCGTCGCAGTGGTGGTGCCACGTGAACGGGGTCAAGCAAGTGCTCAACGCGTCGGCGCTACTGCCGTTCCGAAATGATAGCTCCTTTGCTGCGTTGTTGGACTGGGTGTTTCACCATGAGACGCTCGGGTGGTTTAGCTTTCTGCACTGGCGGCCTGAGATACAGCTGCAGGAAAACTGTCGGTCTGCGTTTTGTACCGGCGTTCGTTCTCCGAATCCCCAAATTTGGCTATTTGACGTTTCACTGACTAACTATATTGGTACCTATTAGCGCGACTACCTGCTCCCAACTTCAAGCAACAAGCTGCTCAGGCTATTCAAGGAATGCTGTTACATCCTCGCCATGAACTCCGACCTCGGACCCCTACTCCCACGCCTCCACACCTTAGCCGAGAATATCACAAACCTTCATCTCCCTGACACTCCCCACCGAACAACCCTCGAACTATTCCGCCTCTCCATGCTCATCTGGCTCAACCGGATGGCGGGTTCAACCCTCGAACCGCAATCAACCACAGACGCCCGAGTTCAACGCGCTCTGCATATTCTATCAGATCTCAAGACCTGCCCGCGCCAACTCCCGCTGTTCATCATCGGATGTGAAGCGCGGACTGACGAGGATAGGTGTATGATTCTCGAACTTATGAATCGCACCGAGGCCTCGGCGTCGTCGCGGTCAATGTTCATAGTCAAGGCCCTGACAGAGGCGGTTTGGAAACAGGACGATCTTGCGGGGGAGAGAGAGTTGGGATATCGGGAGAAGATTACGGCGATCGTCAGTGTTTGTTCGCTTTTGCCCACGTTTGCTTAGCGTTGTATACTATTTTATATGAGGGCACCATATGAGTTGAGATTGGGTAATAATCGATTGACTATTGATAAACACATGGCCCGCCAATACGCATCTTTTGCAAGGTTGAATCAGCAACTCGCTGCATCAAGGGGCATCACTCGCCAAGATACAGACATAGATAGAATCGGCAGAAGCTCCGCAGACCTCCCTACGGAGATCATCTACATTATACCAGGCTATCTTCCCAACAGAGCCATCAAAGCCCTACGCCTAACGTGAAGACGGATATGCAACACGGTCTGCCTGCGCCTTGAGCGCGTGTTCCTCGCCGCCAACCCCCTCAACATCGCCGAGTAAGCGCTTCTTACTCGCCGCAGAGGTTTCGATCCAAAGAGCATGAGCATGTGCATACCAAAGATCCGGGCCCCGGCGTCAATTAGATTCAGCCGGTTCTACGGGGAAAATCATTgattcttccgcttccttAGTTTGCTTTGTGCGAGGCTTCGGTGGTGCTCAGCATCCCGTGCCAAGACGCGATCGGTTGGCATACCTCATTTCACTCCTCAGTAGCGTAGCAGGCCTTAGACACATTACACCGGATGATAATCAAGGAAGCATACCTCCAGGAAAAGGACCACTCCAAGGCGTCAACTTCGTATACCCCCTTCGCGCAAGTTAACAGCTCTAACATTCA includes the following:
- a CDS encoding uncharacterized protein (predicted protein), producing the protein MNSDLGPLLPRLHTLAENITNLHLPDTPHRTTLELFRLSMLIWLNRMAGSTLEPQSTTDARVQRALHILSDLKTCPRQLPLFIIGCEARTDEDRCMILELMNRTEASASSRSMFIVKALTEAVWKQDDLAGERELGYREKITAIVSVCSLLPTFA